In Nicotiana tabacum cultivar K326 chromosome 19, ASM71507v2, whole genome shotgun sequence, one DNA window encodes the following:
- the LOC107809662 gene encoding uncharacterized protein LOC107809662 — MAATLSLLKLPILPSKQHQTKPKLSIPSKHSVTLLPQKLLLNETIDQLRSASLPLTALTLPFFLDAKDAFAVGGEFGIFEGRTIALIHPTVMTGLFVYTLYAGYLGWQWRRVRTIQNEINELKKQVKPVPVTPEGTPVQPPKPSPVEARIQQLTEERKELIKGSYRDKHFNAGSILLAWGVFESIAGGVNTWFRTGKLFPGPHLFAGAGITILWAAAAALVPAMQKGNETARNLHIALNTLNVILFIWQIPTGIDIVFKVFEFTSWP; from the exons ATGGCTGCCACACTCAGCCTCCTCAAACTTCCAATCTTGCCCTCAAAACAGCACCAAACCAAACCCAAACTCTCAATTCCCAGCAAGCATTCAGTTACTCTTCTCCCACAAAAGCTCCTCCTCAACGAGACCATTGACCAACTCAGATCAGCTTCTCTTCCTCTAACAGCACTTACATTGCCTTTCTTTCTCGATGCCAAG GATGCATTTGCAgtgggtggagagtttgggatATTTGAGGGAAGAACTATTGCTCTGATTCATCCTACTGTGATGACTGGTTTGTTTGTATACACTTTATATGCGGGTTATCTTGGATGGCAATGGCGGAGAGTTAGGACTATTCAAAATGAGATTAATGAGCTGAAGAAGCAAGTCAAACCTGTCCCTGTGACCCCTGAAGGCACCCCTGTTCAACCCCCTAAGCCATCCCCTGTTGAAGCCAGAATTCAGCAACTCACTGAG GAACGGAAGGAGCTGATTAAAGGTTCATACAGGGATAAACACTTCAATGCAGGTTCCATATTGCTTGCATGGGGGGTGTTTGAGTCAATTGCTGGAGGCGTGAATACCTGGTTTAGGACTGGGAAGTTATTTCCAGGGCCTCATTTATTTGCCGGGGCAG GGATTACAATTCTGTGGGCAGCAGCAGCAGCCCTTGTACCAGCAATGCAAAAGGGGAATGAAACAGCAAGAAATCTGCACATAGCTTTGAACACATTAAACGTTATCCTCTTCATTTGGCAAATCCCTACTGGAATTGACATTGTCTTCAAAGTATTCGAATTTACCAGCTGGCCTTGA